The following coding sequences lie in one Thermovirga sp. genomic window:
- a CDS encoding iron ABC transporter permease, whose product MNTRGGLTLPLVVLSSLLVVTLLWVITVGEVPIPKGDVLGVISGRIPASDPRSVIVLSIRLPRALAAAAAGAVLAGSGVIFQGVLLNPLAEPYTLGVAAGAALGASAAITLGLPFVSVFAFIGSIAALWLVWLLGRGRRGGTSPTRLILAGVIVGSILGSVITLMEVLAGEQVGMIVLWLLGSFSLSAWNHVAWGAVSAMGVLALGLFWARDLDILSSGADAASLGVDERKTSGILLLGSSLATALVVSMSGVIGFVGLVVPHLVRIVVGPAHRRLMPLTVLGGAFLLLLADTAARSLGELPVGVITALVGGPLFCFLLWRGR is encoded by the coding sequence ATGAACACCCGGGGTGGGCTCACCCTTCCCCTTGTCGTCCTTTCGTCCCTCCTGGTCGTCACGCTGCTTTGGGTCATCACCGTGGGCGAGGTGCCCATACCCAAGGGCGATGTCCTGGGGGTGATATCGGGGCGCATACCCGCCTCGGATCCAAGGTCGGTCATCGTCCTATCCATACGCCTTCCAAGGGCTCTCGCCGCCGCCGCGGCCGGGGCCGTCCTCGCCGGCAGCGGGGTTATCTTCCAGGGCGTCCTCCTCAACCCCCTGGCCGAACCCTATACGCTGGGCGTGGCCGCCGGCGCCGCCCTCGGAGCCTCAGCGGCCATAACGCTGGGCCTTCCCTTCGTCTCGGTTTTCGCCTTCATCGGGAGCATCGCCGCCCTCTGGCTAGTGTGGCTCCTGGGGCGGGGAAGGCGCGGCGGAACCTCGCCGACCCGCCTCATCCTGGCCGGTGTCATCGTCGGCAGCATCCTCGGCTCCGTCATCACCCTCATGGAGGTCCTCGCGGGGGAGCAGGTGGGCATGATCGTCCTGTGGCTCCTGGGCAGCTTCTCCCTCTCCGCCTGGAACCACGTGGCCTGGGGGGCGGTTTCAGCCATGGGGGTCCTGGCCCTGGGCCTCTTCTGGGCCCGCGACCTGGACATCCTCTCCTCCGGCGCCGACGCCGCTTCCCTGGGCGTCGACGAGAGGAAGACCTCGGGCATCCTCCTCCTGGGCAGTTCGCTGGCGACGGCGCTGGTGGTTTCCATGAGCGGCGTCATCGGCTTCGTCGGCCTTGTGGTGCCGCACCTGGTGAGGATCGTCGTCGGCCCGGCCCACCGCAGGCTCATGCCGCTGACCGTGCTGGGCGGAGCGTTTCTTCTGCTCCTGGCTGATACGGCGGCCCGCTCCCTGGGGGAACTCCCGGTGGGGGTCATAACCGCCCTTGTAGGGGGACCCTTATTCTGCTTTCTGCTTTGGAGGGGAAGATGA